One window of Acidobacteriaceae bacterium genomic DNA carries:
- the glmU gene encoding bifunctional UDP-N-acetylglucosamine diphosphorylase/glucosamine-1-phosphate N-acetyltransferase GlmU, translated as MNTSNFGVVIMAAGKGTRLKSRRPKVLHEIGGRALLAHVIDAAKTVVSADHIYCVIGHEAERVRSAVEHTGVGFVLQAEQRGTGHALQMVKAEFELSGITPPANLLVLSGDVPLIKSETIRALMEFHHSERAAMTILTAIPSDPTGYGRVLRKDAQATEVRAIVEQKDLKPSDDSDEINSGIYCFETAALFSNLERLNDQNASGEFYLTDVAALLVSEGKRVVANVAPHIDEVLGANTIAEMMHLDAAMRSAAARRLMASGVTIFRPETCVIDATVEIAPDTVIEPFVQILGNTRIGSDCRIRSYSVIQNSNIGDGVLVRNGCILDDVTVGDGALLGPYAHMRAGSDIGAGAHIGNFVETKKVRLGRGSKANHLTYLGDAIIGAGTNIGAGTITCNYDGVHKHTTTIGDNVFIGSDSTLVAPITVGDAAYVAAGSCITEDVPPDALALGRSRQVTKEGWVAARKARKASS; from the coding sequence ATGAATACAAGCAACTTCGGCGTTGTCATCATGGCCGCCGGCAAAGGTACTCGTCTCAAGTCTCGCCGTCCCAAGGTTCTTCACGAGATCGGCGGACGTGCTCTTCTCGCTCACGTCATTGACGCTGCGAAGACCGTTGTCTCGGCGGATCACATCTACTGCGTCATTGGTCACGAGGCTGAGCGCGTCCGCTCTGCGGTCGAGCACACCGGCGTCGGCTTCGTCCTCCAAGCCGAACAGCGCGGCACCGGCCACGCCCTCCAGATGGTCAAAGCCGAGTTCGAGCTCAGCGGCATTACACCGCCCGCAAATCTGCTCGTGCTCTCCGGAGACGTTCCACTCATCAAGTCCGAAACCATCCGCGCCCTGATGGAGTTCCACCACAGCGAGCGCGCCGCGATGACCATCCTCACCGCGATTCCCTCTGACCCCACCGGTTACGGTCGCGTCCTCCGCAAAGATGCTCAAGCAACCGAGGTTCGCGCAATCGTAGAGCAGAAGGACCTCAAGCCGAGTGATGACTCCGACGAGATCAACTCCGGAATCTACTGCTTCGAAACGGCCGCGCTCTTCTCGAATCTCGAACGTCTCAACGACCAGAACGCCAGCGGCGAGTTCTACCTCACCGATGTCGCCGCTCTGCTCGTTTCGGAAGGCAAGCGCGTGGTCGCTAACGTCGCGCCCCACATCGACGAGGTCCTCGGAGCCAACACCATCGCCGAGATGATGCACCTTGATGCAGCGATGCGCTCCGCCGCAGCACGCCGTCTCATGGCATCCGGCGTGACGATCTTCCGGCCCGAAACCTGCGTCATCGACGCTACAGTCGAGATCGCGCCCGACACCGTCATCGAGCCCTTCGTGCAGATCCTCGGCAACACACGCATCGGTTCCGACTGCCGCATTCGGTCGTATTCGGTCATCCAGAACTCCAACATTGGCGACGGGGTCCTGGTCCGCAACGGCTGCATCCTCGACGATGTCACGGTTGGCGACGGAGCGCTCCTCGGCCCCTACGCGCACATGCGCGCCGGCAGCGACATCGGAGCTGGCGCCCATATCGGCAACTTCGTCGAGACCAAGAAGGTGCGCCTTGGCCGCGGGTCCAAGGCCAACCACCTCACCTATCTCGGCGACGCCATCATCGGCGCAGGCACCAACATCGGAGCCGGCACCATCACCTGTAACTACGACGGGGTGCACAAGCACACGACGACGATCGGAGACAACGTGTTCATCGGCTCCGATTCCACCCTCGTCGCACCGATTACTGTCGGCGACGCCGCCTATGTCGCCGCGGGCTCCTGCATCACAGAAGATGTACCGCCCGACGCCCTCGCCCTCGGCCGCAGCCGCCAGGTCACGAAGGAAGGGTGGGTCGCCGCGCGTAAGGCGCGCAAAGCATCCTCCTGA
- a CDS encoding RecQ family ATP-dependent DNA helicase, translating into MPSGPENLPELLHRIFGHREFRAHQREVCEAAACGRDVLLVMPTGAGKSLCYQLPALARRASGQQATALVISPLIALMDDQASKLAALNLRVARIHSGLDREASRQACRDYLTGELDFLFIGPERLRVPGFPEMLARRKPALIAVDEAHCISQWGHDFRPDYRTLGQHLAQLRPSPIIAVTATATPAVQRDIVRQLALPDPAIFITGFRRSNLAVEVLELSKPQRPEFTEKLLSEPTARPAIVYATSRKAAEELATRLNAKFRSAAYHAGLESATRDRVQRDFLAGKLDVIVATVAFGMGIDKADIRTVVHIALPGSVEAFYQEIGRAGRDGNASRSVLLYSFADRKMQEFLLERNYPPATDLQRVLRALSAEFVSPDYLQRKLKLDQETLERSLEKLITHGAATADFNGNVRIADEPANNNQPDWQDGYDAQVTARRRQIDAMMAFAEGATCRMTALVDHFGDRSDPVRSCGQCDICHPASATGSNMREPTASEREDLRAILSAVAARGTSTGKLFTDLALTRDRKHFDALLDGLARAALVTLTNDTFRTPEGRDVTYRKIAITHEGRTPDDETLSTVWLRDTGATKEKRSSKRDEKRSSRRRSASTHLEPRRTRASQPNLPRREPAAPKPLQTPQPKAPAAVEFNATQSALDARIRDWRKEQAHSIGLPSFFIFSDTVLRDIVLASPTSLNELRGIRGLGPDKLDRFGPAVLELCRTAM; encoded by the coding sequence ATGCCCTCAGGCCCTGAAAATCTCCCCGAACTCCTGCACCGCATCTTCGGCCACCGCGAATTCCGCGCCCACCAGCGCGAGGTCTGCGAAGCCGCCGCGTGCGGCCGCGATGTCCTGCTTGTCATGCCCACAGGAGCCGGCAAGAGCCTCTGCTACCAGCTCCCCGCACTCGCCCGCCGCGCCTCTGGACAGCAAGCCACAGCCCTCGTCATCTCACCCCTGATCGCCCTCATGGACGACCAGGCGAGCAAGCTCGCAGCCCTCAACCTCCGCGTCGCCCGCATCCACTCCGGCCTGGATCGCGAAGCCTCCCGCCAAGCCTGCCGCGACTACCTGACAGGCGAACTCGACTTCCTCTTCATCGGTCCTGAGCGCCTCCGCGTCCCCGGCTTCCCCGAGATGCTCGCGCGCCGCAAACCTGCGCTGATCGCGGTCGACGAAGCCCACTGCATCTCCCAATGGGGCCACGACTTCCGCCCGGACTACCGCACACTGGGTCAGCACCTCGCCCAACTTCGCCCCAGCCCCATCATCGCCGTCACCGCTACCGCCACCCCCGCCGTGCAGCGCGACATCGTCCGCCAACTCGCCCTACCGGACCCCGCCATCTTCATCACCGGCTTCCGCCGCTCCAACCTCGCCGTCGAGGTCCTCGAGCTCTCGAAACCCCAGCGCCCCGAGTTCACCGAAAAGCTCTTGAGCGAACCGACAGCGCGCCCGGCGATTGTCTATGCTACCTCGCGCAAAGCCGCCGAAGAGCTCGCCACGCGCCTCAACGCGAAGTTCCGCTCCGCTGCGTACCACGCAGGCCTCGAATCTGCCACACGCGACCGCGTCCAGCGCGACTTCCTCGCCGGCAAGCTCGACGTCATCGTGGCGACCGTCGCCTTTGGTATGGGCATCGACAAGGCCGACATCCGAACCGTCGTGCACATCGCTCTGCCCGGCTCTGTCGAGGCCTTCTACCAGGAGATCGGCCGCGCCGGACGTGACGGCAACGCCTCGCGATCGGTCCTGCTCTACAGCTTCGCCGACCGCAAGATGCAGGAGTTCCTCCTCGAGCGCAACTACCCTCCCGCAACCGACCTGCAACGGGTGTTACGGGCGCTATCTGCCGAGTTCGTCTCGCCTGATTACCTGCAGCGCAAGCTCAAGCTCGATCAGGAGACGCTCGAACGCTCGCTCGAAAAGCTCATCACGCACGGCGCTGCGACGGCCGACTTCAATGGCAACGTCCGCATCGCCGACGAACCTGCGAACAACAACCAACCCGATTGGCAGGACGGCTATGACGCCCAGGTCACCGCGCGCCGCCGCCAGATCGACGCCATGATGGCCTTCGCCGAAGGAGCCACCTGCCGCATGACCGCGCTCGTGGACCACTTCGGCGACCGCAGCGATCCGGTCCGGTCCTGCGGCCAATGCGACATCTGCCACCCCGCCAGCGCTACCGGCTCCAACATGCGCGAGCCCACTGCCAGCGAGCGCGAAGATCTCCGCGCCATCCTCTCCGCGGTCGCTGCGCGCGGCACCTCTACCGGCAAGCTCTTCACCGATCTTGCCCTCACTAGAGACCGTAAGCACTTTGACGCGTTGCTCGACGGCCTTGCGCGCGCCGCTCTCGTCACCCTGACCAACGACACCTTCCGCACGCCTGAAGGCCGCGACGTCACGTACCGGAAGATCGCCATCACGCACGAAGGCCGCACGCCTGACGACGAAACTCTCTCCACCGTCTGGCTCCGCGATACGGGCGCAACCAAGGAGAAGCGTTCGTCAAAGCGCGATGAAAAACGCAGCTCAAGGCGCCGCAGTGCATCGACTCACTTAGAGCCACGACGCACGCGCGCGTCTCAACCCAACCTCCCACGGCGCGAACCCGCCGCGCCAAAGCCACTGCAGACACCCCAACCCAAGGCACCTGCAGCAGTCGAATTCAACGCCACGCAATCCGCTCTCGACGCACGCATTCGTGACTGGCGCAAGGAACAAGCCCACAGCATCGGCCTCCCCTCTTTCTTCATCTTCAGCGACACCGTGCTGCGCGACATCGTCCTCGCCTCACCGACATCGCTCAACGAGCTCCGCGGCATCCGCGGCCTCGGCCCGGACAAGCTCGACCGGTTCGGTCCCGCGGTCCTCGAGCTCTGCCGCACCGCAATGTAA
- a CDS encoding 4a-hydroxytetrahydrobiopterin dehydratase: MQKLSDQQVQQALTTLPSWTLQNGEIVQQRTFKDFVTAMAFVNDVAQLAEAAGHHPDIDIRYNRVRLALVTHDAGGITQNDTQLARKINNLAH; encoded by the coding sequence ATGCAGAAGCTGTCCGATCAACAAGTGCAGCAAGCGCTGACAACGCTGCCCAGCTGGACCCTCCAAAACGGTGAAATTGTCCAGCAACGTACGTTCAAGGACTTCGTCACGGCGATGGCCTTTGTGAACGACGTCGCCCAGCTTGCCGAGGCCGCCGGGCACCATCCCGACATCGATATTCGGTACAACCGGGTCCGCCTGGCCCTCGTCACACATGATGCCGGGGGAATCACCCAGAACGACACCCAGCTTGCACGGAAAATCAACAACTTGGCGCATTGA
- a CDS encoding xanthine dehydrogenase family protein molybdopterin-binding subunit, with amino-acid sequence MSPDPQQQQEQQPKPLPQPPHRYDGIAKVTGTAKYAAEFREPFPRKDLAYAFIVQATIPSGSVKAIDTHAAERASGVIAVLTPFNAPKLPVGPPKPPGKRNLTVLQDNVIHYNGQPIAVVVARTHVDAMAAARLLKISYDEQPAKLDFLGRLNEARPPKSTGRDPNKKVRGDLNAAASAGTVTVENTYITPIQNHNPMEPHATLAWWDGEKLSVYDATQYISGDRTTLANIFSLPLENVHVMDPYVGGGFGCKGSTWSHVILCAMAAKIVQKPVQLALERPQMFGPVGYRPATVNRIKLAATPDGKLTLIQHDATLTASTMEDFVEPIVLPARMLYNSDANETSTSMVDMNLGVATFMRAPGESCGTAVFEIAMDELAEKLSIDPVQLRIINHADQNPDEHKPWSSKHLRECYTQAAERFNWTEARQRAAKPGQIIEGNNLIGYGMATATYPANRSAAMAIVRLLPNGRVFVGSGTQDLGTGMYTIMAQTAAQELGLDVALFDVKLGDSTLPKAPVSGGSQSAASVCPAVQDACKQAKLAAGALAVGDAQSPVHGVLAAEVDVHAGRVFLKKDPSKSEEITTLIARNGSKPVEAQGSAEPGEDKTATTAQSFGAVFAEVAVDRDTRMVQVRRIVATYDIGTLMNKQTGINQLEGGIVWGVSFALHEEAHIDPVTGRTVNENLADYHVPVNRDIGTLDVTVLNIPDTKFNPLGARGIGEIGITGTAAAIANAIYNATGIRVRDYPITPDKLLRT; translated from the coding sequence ATGAGCCCCGATCCCCAGCAGCAACAGGAACAGCAGCCCAAGCCCCTTCCGCAGCCTCCGCACCGTTACGACGGCATCGCCAAGGTCACCGGCACCGCCAAGTACGCCGCCGAATTCCGAGAGCCGTTCCCGCGCAAAGATCTTGCCTACGCCTTCATCGTGCAGGCCACCATCCCCAGCGGCAGCGTGAAAGCGATCGACACTCACGCCGCCGAACGCGCCTCCGGCGTCATCGCCGTGCTCACACCGTTCAACGCGCCCAAGCTCCCCGTCGGCCCACCCAAACCTCCCGGCAAACGCAACCTCACTGTCCTCCAGGACAACGTCATCCACTACAACGGCCAGCCCATCGCTGTTGTCGTCGCACGCACCCATGTTGATGCCATGGCCGCCGCACGTCTGCTCAAAATTTCTTACGACGAGCAGCCCGCCAAGCTCGACTTCCTCGGTCGCCTCAACGAAGCCCGTCCTCCAAAATCCACCGGCCGCGACCCCAACAAAAAAGTCCGCGGCGATCTCAACGCCGCCGCCTCCGCAGGCACCGTAACCGTCGAGAACACCTACATCACGCCCATTCAGAACCACAACCCCATGGAGCCGCACGCCACACTCGCCTGGTGGGACGGTGAAAAGCTCTCCGTCTACGACGCCACGCAGTACATCTCCGGCGACCGCACGACTCTCGCCAACATCTTCTCGCTCCCGCTCGAAAACGTGCACGTCATGGACCCCTACGTCGGCGGCGGCTTCGGCTGCAAAGGGTCTACCTGGTCGCACGTAATCCTCTGCGCCATGGCCGCCAAGATCGTCCAGAAGCCCGTCCAGCTCGCGCTCGAACGCCCCCAGATGTTCGGCCCTGTAGGCTACCGCCCCGCCACCGTCAACAGGATCAAGCTCGCCGCCACCCCAGACGGCAAGCTCACGCTCATCCAGCACGACGCCACGCTCACCGCTTCCACCATGGAGGACTTCGTCGAGCCGATCGTCCTTCCCGCGCGCATGCTCTATAACTCGGACGCCAACGAGACCTCAACCTCCATGGTCGACATGAACCTCGGCGTCGCCACCTTCATGCGCGCGCCCGGCGAATCCTGCGGCACCGCCGTCTTCGAAATCGCCATGGACGAGCTCGCCGAAAAACTCTCCATCGACCCCGTCCAGCTCCGCATCATCAATCATGCCGACCAGAACCCAGACGAGCACAAGCCCTGGAGTTCCAAACACCTTCGCGAGTGCTACACGCAGGCCGCCGAACGCTTCAACTGGACTGAAGCCCGCCAGCGCGCCGCAAAACCCGGTCAGATCATCGAAGGCAACAACCTCATCGGCTACGGCATGGCCACCGCCACCTACCCCGCCAATCGCTCCGCCGCCATGGCCATCGTGCGCCTCCTTCCCAATGGCCGCGTCTTCGTCGGCTCCGGCACGCAGGACCTCGGCACCGGCATGTACACCATCATGGCCCAGACCGCCGCGCAGGAGCTCGGCCTCGATGTCGCACTCTTCGACGTCAAACTCGGCGACTCCACCCTCCCCAAAGCTCCCGTGTCTGGTGGGTCACAGTCGGCTGCCTCCGTCTGCCCCGCCGTGCAGGACGCCTGCAAGCAGGCCAAACTCGCCGCCGGTGCTCTCGCCGTCGGCGACGCCCAATCCCCCGTCCACGGCGTCCTGGCCGCCGAGGTCGACGTCCACGCCGGCCGCGTCTTCCTGAAGAAAGATCCCTCCAAGTCAGAAGAGATCACCACCCTCATCGCCCGCAACGGCTCGAAGCCCGTTGAAGCCCAGGGCTCCGCCGAGCCCGGGGAGGACAAGACCGCCACCACCGCCCAATCCTTCGGCGCAGTCTTCGCCGAAGTCGCCGTCGATCGCGACACCCGTATGGTCCAGGTCCGCCGCATCGTCGCGACTTACGACATCGGCACACTCATGAATAAGCAGACCGGCATCAACCAGCTCGAGGGCGGCATCGTCTGGGGCGTCAGCTTCGCCCTGCACGAAGAAGCCCACATCGACCCCGTCACCGGCCGCACCGTGAACGAAAACCTAGCCGACTACCACGTCCCCGTCAACCGCGACATCGGCACCCTTGACGTCACCGTTCTCAACATTCCCGACACCAAGTTCAACCCGCTCGGCGCGCGCGGCATCGGCGAGATCGGCATCACCGGCACCGCCGCGGCCATCGCCAACGCCATCTACAACGCCACTGGCATCCGCGTCCGCGACTACCCCATCACCCCCGACAAACTCCTCCGCACCTAA